The following proteins are co-located in the Pyricularia oryzae 70-15 chromosome 1, whole genome shotgun sequence genome:
- a CDS encoding serine/threonine-protein phosphatase 2A activator 2, which produces MTSSVASGLPLSTSTNPQAKPPTDATTTAASIPNLKDRLPKLEPRRRRPAPSNPVPVPETPNLPPPTGTSPETQFRVPTRRILSKKDHDLFVAAPAYKLILAFVFGLSDAVVDKPISAIKDSDLSPAVQTINALLDEASELVKQSPPDEQGGSRFGNKRFRDFLDNVKERAPSWHKKLGIKDEGDAIAEAVTYLGQSFGNRMRIDYGSGHELNFLMWLLCLYQLGVVTKSDFAALVLRVFVKYLQVMRLVQSTYYLEPAGSHGVWGLDDYQFLPFLFGASQLLHHPFITPLAIHQQLTIEEFGHDYLYLDQVNFVNSTKTVQGLRWHSPMLDDISAAKSWSKVEGGMRRMFVAEVLNKLPVMQHFLFGSLIPAAEGMTEQDLAGLQPEDEETEGGQVEVFNDEGGVRHMHQQNGWGECCGIKVPSSVAAAAEMRKRGIGGDSLRRIPFD; this is translated from the coding sequence ATGACATCAAGTGTTGCCTCCGGGCTTCCGTTGTCCACGTCAACGAATCCCCAAGCCAAGCCACCAACAGATGCCACTACCACAGCTGCGTCTATACCGAACCTCAAAGATCGCCTCCCAAAGCTCGAgccacgacggcggcggcctgctCCCTCAAATCCTGTCCCGGTACCAGAGACGCCTAATCTTCCGCCGCCGACTGGCACATCTCCAGAGACACAGTTCAGAGTACCTACGAGGCGCATCCTTTCAAAGAAAGACCACGATTTATTCGTTGCTGCACCCGCATACAAGCTTATTCTTGCCTTCGTCTTTGGACTTTCCGACGCAGTCGTTGACAAGCCCATATCCGCCATCAAAGACTCGGATCTGAGTCCTGCGGTGCAGACCATCAATGCATTATTGGACGAGGCCTCGGAGCTTGTGAAGCAGTCTCCACCGGACGAGCAGGGCGGCTCGCGGTTTGGCAACAAACGGTTTAGAGACTTTCTTGACAATGTCAAGGAGAGGGCTCCGTCGTGGCACAAGAAACTTGGGATCAAGGACGAGGGAGACGCAATAGCCGAAGCTGTCACGTACCTCGGCCAGTCTTTTGGTAATAGGATGCGCATCGACTACGGCTCAGGCCATGAGCTCAACTTCCTCATGTGGCTTCTCTGTCTATACCAGCTTGGCGTTGTTACCAAGTCCGACTTTGCCGCGCTTGTGCTGCGCGTCTTTGTCAAATACCTGCAGGTCATGCGCCTCGTGCAGTCTACATACTACCTCGAACCGGCAGGATCCCACGGAGTGTGGGGATTGGACGATTACCAGTTTTTACCCTTCCTCTTTGGTGCCTCGCAGCTGCTTCACCACCCTTTCATCACACCTCTGGCCATCCACCAGCAGTTGACTATCGAGGAGTTCGGCCACGACTACCTCTACCTCGACCAGGTCAACTTCGTCAATAGCACCAAGACTGTGCAGGGCCTACGCTGGCACAGCCCTATGCTTGACGACATTTCGGCTGCCAAGTCGTGGTCCAAGGTGGAAGGAGGCATGCGGAGGATGTTTGTTGCAGAAGTCCTCAACAAGCTCCCTGTCATGCAGCATTTCCTCTTCGGCAGCTTGATCCCTGCTGCAGAGGGCATGACGGAGCAGGACCTGGCTGGACTGCAGCCTGAGGACGAGGAGACTGAGGGTGGGCAGGTAGAGGTGTTCAACGACGAGGGCGGCGTCAGGCACATGCACCAACAGAATGGCTGGGGCGAGTGCTGTGGCATCAAGGTGCCTAGCAGCGTGGCGGCAGCCGCAGAGATGCGGAAGCGAGGCATCGGTGGCGATAGTCTCAGAAGGATTCCTTTTGATTAA